The following are from one region of the Geothermobacter ehrlichii genome:
- a CDS encoding dihydroorotase: MSLLIKNGRVVDPGNDVDAQLDLFIDRGIIAETGAGLELEADEVVDAAGKLVVPGLIDIHVHLRDPGLEYKEDIASGTLAAVAGGFTAVACMPNTQPVNDNLAVTRYIQARAGEVGHCRVYPIAAITRGLKGESLTEMGELSENGVVGFSDDGRPVENGSVMRRALEYVRPFGAPIISHAEELSLVGDGVMNEGFVATELGLKGIPWVAEDAMIARDVMLAELTGGRLHVAHISTRGGVEIVRQAKKRGVRVTCEATPHHFTLTDEAVRGYDTNAKMNPPLRSEDDLAAIREGLADGTIDAIATDHAPHHFDEKNVEFNLALNGIVGLETALPLTLKLVEEKVIDLKRAIALLTCGPAGALGLAGGSLAKGQPADVTVIDPDLEWTVEPEKLHSRSKNSPFGGWRMKGAAVATIVGGNVAFRREG, encoded by the coding sequence ATGAGCCTGCTGATCAAGAACGGTCGTGTCGTCGATCCCGGAAACGATGTCGACGCCCAGCTCGATCTCTTCATCGACCGGGGCATCATCGCCGAGACCGGAGCCGGTCTCGAGCTTGAGGCGGACGAGGTTGTCGACGCCGCCGGCAAGCTGGTCGTCCCCGGCCTGATCGATATCCACGTCCACCTGCGCGACCCGGGGCTGGAATACAAGGAAGATATCGCCAGCGGCACCCTGGCCGCCGTAGCCGGCGGTTTCACCGCCGTCGCCTGCATGCCGAACACCCAGCCGGTCAACGACAACCTGGCGGTCACCCGTTACATCCAGGCTCGTGCCGGGGAAGTGGGGCACTGCCGGGTCTATCCGATCGCCGCCATCACCAGGGGGCTCAAGGGGGAGAGCCTGACCGAGATGGGCGAGCTGTCCGAAAACGGGGTCGTCGGTTTTTCCGACGACGGCCGCCCGGTCGAAAACGGCAGCGTCATGCGCCGGGCGCTGGAATATGTCCGGCCCTTCGGCGCGCCGATCATCTCGCACGCCGAGGAGCTTTCCCTGGTCGGTGACGGCGTGATGAACGAGGGGTTCGTCGCGACCGAGCTCGGGCTCAAGGGGATTCCCTGGGTGGCCGAGGACGCCATGATCGCCCGTGACGTCATGCTGGCCGAGCTGACCGGCGGCCGCCTGCACGTCGCCCACATCTCCACCCGGGGCGGAGTGGAGATTGTCCGCCAGGCCAAGAAGCGGGGTGTCAGGGTGACCTGCGAGGCGACGCCGCATCATTTCACCCTGACCGACGAGGCGGTGCGGGGATACGACACCAACGCCAAGATGAACCCGCCGCTGCGCAGCGAAGACGATCTGGCGGCGATCCGCGAAGGGCTGGCCGACGGCACCATCGACGCCATCGCCACCGATCACGCGCCGCATCACTTCGACGAGAAGAACGTCGAGTTCAACCTGGCGCTGAACGGCATTGTCGGACTGGAAACCGCCCTGCCGCTGACCCTGAAGCTGGTGGAGGAGAAGGTCATCGATTTGAAACGGGCCATCGCCCTGCTGACCTGCGGCCCGGCCGGGGCATTGGGGCTCGCCGGCGGCAGCCTCGCCAAGGGGCAACCGGCCGACGTTACCGTCATCGATCCGGACCTCGAATGGACCGTCGAGCCGGAAAAGCTGCATTCCCGCAGCAAGAACAGCCCCTTCGGCGGCTGGCGGATGAAGGGCGCCGCCGTTGCGACCATCGTCGGCGGCAACGTCGCCTTTCGGCGCGAAGGCTAG
- the carA gene encoding glutamine-hydrolyzing carbamoyl-phosphate synthase small subunit: protein MKAILALADGRVFHGRSIGAPGEVTGEVVFNTSMTGYQEILTDPSYAGEIVTMTYTQIGNYGINPEDVESDRPHLRGFVVREACGFPSNWRSTMSLDAYLKENGIVGIEGIDTRALVRHIRDRGAQTGIISTLDSDPESLVAKAAGAPSIVGQDLVRTVTCSEPYTWTEGLWDLRTGYADAGETAYRVVAFDFGIKRNILRNFVARGCEVTVVPATTSAEDVLAMNPDGVFLSNGPGDPEPVTYAQETIRQLMGKVPLFGICLGHQLISLALGGRTYKLKFGHRGGNQPVRRGAGPNVEITSQNHGFAVDADSLRDDALITHVNLNDNTVEGLRHRTMPLFSVQYHPEASPGPHDANYLFDEFIRMIKDWKSLKTA, encoded by the coding sequence ATGAAAGCGATTCTGGCCCTGGCCGACGGCAGGGTCTTTCATGGGCGTTCCATCGGCGCGCCCGGAGAAGTCACGGGAGAGGTGGTCTTCAACACCAGCATGACGGGTTATCAGGAGATCCTGACCGACCCCTCCTATGCCGGTGAGATCGTCACCATGACCTACACCCAGATCGGCAACTACGGCATCAATCCGGAGGATGTCGAGTCCGACCGGCCGCACCTGCGGGGTTTCGTGGTCAGGGAGGCCTGCGGCTTTCCGTCGAACTGGCGCTCGACCATGAGCCTGGACGCCTACCTGAAGGAGAACGGCATTGTCGGCATCGAGGGGATCGACACCCGCGCCCTGGTCCGGCACATCCGCGACCGGGGCGCGCAGACGGGCATCATCTCGACCCTCGACAGCGATCCGGAGAGCCTGGTGGCCAAAGCCGCCGGCGCTCCCTCCATCGTCGGCCAGGACCTGGTCCGGACGGTGACCTGCAGCGAGCCCTACACCTGGACCGAGGGGCTGTGGGACCTGCGGACCGGCTATGCCGATGCCGGCGAGACCGCTTATCGCGTGGTCGCCTTCGATTTCGGCATCAAGCGCAACATCCTGCGCAATTTCGTCGCCCGGGGCTGCGAAGTGACCGTGGTGCCGGCCACCACGTCCGCCGAGGACGTACTGGCCATGAACCCGGACGGTGTCTTTCTCAGCAACGGTCCCGGCGACCCCGAACCGGTCACCTATGCCCAGGAAACGATCCGCCAGCTGATGGGCAAGGTCCCCCTGTTCGGCATCTGCCTCGGGCACCAGCTGATCTCCCTGGCTCTCGGCGGCCGGACCTACAAGCTCAAGTTCGGTCATCGCGGCGGCAACCAGCCGGTACGCAGGGGGGCGGGGCCGAACGTGGAGATCACCTCGCAGAACCATGGCTTTGCCGTCGACGCCGACTCACTGCGGGATGACGCGCTGATTACCCATGTCAATCTCAACGACAACACCGTCGAGGGATTGCGGCACCGGACCATGCCTCTCTTCTCGGTCCAGTACCATCCGGAAGCTTCGCCGGGGCCGCACGACGCCAACTATCTCTTCGACGAATTCATCCGAATGATAAAAGACTGGAAAAGTCTGAAAACAGCGTAG
- the carB gene encoding carbamoyl-phosphate synthase large subunit, whose amino-acid sequence MPKRTDLKKILIIGAGPIVIGQACEFDYSGTQACKALKEEGYEVVLLNSNPATIMTDPGFADRTYVEPVTPDSLRKIIEKERPDALLPTLGGQTALNTAVAVAKDGTLDRYGVELIGAKLPAIEKAEDRTLFKEAMKKIGIEVPRSGLAHSFQEAMEIIEHVGYPAIIRPSFTLGGTGGGIAYNREEYEQMALAGLDASPTSEILIEESVIGWKEYELEVMRDVADNVVIICSIENVDAMGVHTGDSITVAPAQTLTDKEYQILRDAAIAIIREIGVDTGGSNIQFAINPRDGRLVVIEMNPRVSRSSALASKATGFPIAKIAAKLSVGYTLDEIPNDITRETLASFEPTIDYVVTKVPRFTFEKFPQADATLTTQMKSVGEVMAIGRTFKESLQKALRSLEIGSNGFESRIFASVEESRRELTQAEYELLREKLRVPNWERIWYLADALRANWSIDEIYRLSGIDPWFLNNIRQIVEMERRLTESADLVARRDEAFADLLREAKQYGFSDARLATLWGLTEADVRQLRQQLNVRPVYKRVDTCGAEFEAYTPYLYSTYEEECEAQPSDRRKIMILGGGPNRIGQGIEFDYCCVHGVFALAEDGYETIMVNCNPETVSTDYDTSDRLYFEPLTLEDVLEIVAVEKPAGVIVQFGGQTPLKLAVALEKAGVPIIGTSPDAIDRAEDRERFQALLHKLGLRQPDNGTARSTDEAERIAEKIGYPVVVRPSYVLGGRAMEIVYDVESLRNYMTHAVKASPEHPILVDKFLENAAEIDVDALADGTDVVIGGIMQHIEEAGIHSGDSACSLPPYSLDPAIVEEIRRQTIELALELGVVGLMNIQFAVKDGEIYLLEVNPRASRTVPFVSKATGRPLAKIAARLMAGKTLSELGVSGDIVPDYISVKEAVFPFVKFPGVDTLLGPEMKSTGEVMGVDRDFGKAFAKAQLGAGVNLPVSGKIFVSVKDDDKQMILEPVRRMVEAGFSLIATRGTAQFLAERGVPVEVVNKVKEGRPHCVDAIKSHEIAMVFNTTFGAQSVADSYSIRRTALMYNVAYFTTVAGIRAAVDGILAMRQESLDVKPLQEYYAG is encoded by the coding sequence ATGCCCAAACGGACAGATCTGAAAAAGATACTCATCATCGGCGCCGGTCCGATCGTCATCGGTCAGGCCTGTGAATTCGACTATTCCGGCACCCAGGCGTGCAAGGCGTTGAAAGAGGAGGGGTACGAGGTCGTTCTCCTCAACTCGAATCCGGCGACCATCATGACCGATCCCGGCTTCGCCGATCGCACCTACGTCGAGCCGGTCACCCCCGACTCGCTGCGCAAGATCATCGAAAAAGAGCGGCCCGACGCCCTGCTGCCCACCCTCGGCGGCCAGACGGCGCTGAACACCGCCGTCGCCGTGGCCAAGGATGGAACACTGGACAGGTACGGCGTCGAGCTGATCGGTGCCAAGCTGCCGGCCATCGAAAAGGCCGAAGACCGCACCCTGTTCAAGGAGGCGATGAAGAAAATCGGGATCGAGGTTCCCCGGTCGGGGCTGGCCCACAGTTTCCAGGAAGCGATGGAGATCATCGAGCATGTCGGCTACCCGGCCATCATCCGGCCGTCGTTCACCCTCGGCGGCACCGGCGGCGGCATCGCCTACAACCGCGAGGAGTACGAGCAGATGGCCCTTGCCGGCCTCGACGCCTCGCCGACCTCGGAGATTCTCATCGAGGAGTCGGTCATCGGCTGGAAGGAATACGAGCTGGAGGTGATGCGCGACGTTGCCGACAACGTGGTGATCATCTGTTCCATCGAAAACGTCGACGCCATGGGGGTGCATACCGGCGATTCGATCACCGTCGCCCCGGCCCAGACCCTGACCGACAAGGAGTACCAGATTCTGCGCGACGCCGCCATCGCCATCATCCGCGAGATCGGTGTCGATACCGGCGGTTCCAACATCCAGTTCGCCATCAATCCCCGGGACGGACGGCTGGTGGTCATCGAAATGAATCCGCGGGTCTCCCGCTCGTCCGCCCTGGCGTCCAAGGCGACCGGTTTCCCCATCGCCAAGATCGCCGCCAAGCTGTCGGTCGGCTATACCCTGGACGAGATTCCGAACGACATTACCCGGGAAACCCTGGCCTCCTTCGAGCCGACCATCGACTACGTGGTGACCAAGGTGCCGCGCTTCACCTTCGAAAAGTTCCCCCAGGCCGACGCGACGCTGACCACCCAGATGAAATCGGTCGGCGAGGTGATGGCCATCGGCCGTACCTTCAAGGAGAGCCTGCAGAAGGCCCTGCGCTCACTCGAGATCGGCTCGAACGGGTTCGAAAGCCGCATCTTCGCCTCGGTCGAGGAGAGCAGGCGGGAACTGACCCAGGCCGAGTACGAACTGCTGCGGGAGAAGCTGCGGGTTCCCAACTGGGAGCGCATCTGGTATCTGGCCGACGCCCTGCGGGCCAACTGGTCGATCGACGAGATCTACCGCTTGAGCGGCATCGACCCCTGGTTTCTCAACAATATCCGCCAGATCGTCGAGATGGAGCGCCGGCTGACCGAAAGCGCCGACCTGGTCGCCCGCCGGGACGAGGCCTTCGCCGACCTGTTGCGCGAGGCCAAGCAGTACGGATTTTCCGATGCCCGGCTGGCCACCCTCTGGGGTCTGACCGAGGCCGACGTGCGCCAGCTGCGGCAGCAGCTGAATGTCCGTCCCGTCTACAAGCGGGTCGATACCTGCGGCGCCGAATTCGAGGCCTACACCCCCTACCTCTATTCCACCTACGAGGAAGAATGCGAAGCCCAGCCGAGCGACCGGCGCAAGATCATGATTCTCGGCGGCGGTCCGAACCGGATAGGGCAGGGGATCGAGTTCGACTACTGCTGCGTGCACGGCGTCTTCGCCCTGGCCGAAGACGGCTACGAGACCATCATGGTCAACTGCAATCCGGAGACGGTGTCGACCGACTACGACACCTCGGATCGGCTCTACTTCGAGCCGCTCACCCTGGAAGACGTGCTCGAGATCGTCGCGGTGGAGAAACCGGCAGGGGTCATCGTCCAGTTCGGCGGCCAGACGCCACTGAAACTGGCGGTGGCCCTGGAGAAGGCCGGGGTGCCGATCATTGGCACCAGCCCGGACGCCATCGACCGGGCCGAGGACAGAGAGCGCTTCCAGGCGCTGCTGCACAAGCTCGGGCTCAGACAGCCGGACAACGGGACCGCCCGTTCGACCGACGAGGCCGAAAGAATCGCCGAAAAGATCGGCTACCCGGTGGTGGTCCGCCCCTCCTACGTGCTCGGCGGCCGGGCGATGGAGATCGTCTACGACGTCGAATCGTTGCGCAACTACATGACCCACGCGGTCAAGGCGTCGCCGGAGCATCCGATCCTGGTCGACAAGTTTCTGGAGAACGCCGCCGAAATCGATGTCGACGCCCTGGCCGACGGCACGGACGTGGTCATTGGCGGCATCATGCAGCATATCGAAGAGGCGGGGATTCACAGCGGCGACTCGGCCTGCTCCCTGCCGCCGTACTCCCTCGATCCGGCCATCGTCGAGGAGATTCGCCGCCAGACCATCGAACTGGCCCTCGAACTCGGCGTGGTCGGACTGATGAACATCCAGTTCGCGGTCAAGGACGGCGAAATCTACCTGCTCGAGGTCAATCCCCGGGCAAGCCGGACGGTGCCTTTCGTCTCCAAGGCGACCGGCCGGCCGCTGGCGAAGATCGCCGCCCGGCTGATGGCCGGCAAGACCCTGAGCGAGCTGGGCGTGTCCGGCGATATCGTTCCCGACTACATTTCGGTCAAGGAGGCCGTCTTCCCCTTTGTCAAGTTCCCCGGCGTCGACACCCTGCTGGGACCGGAGATGAAGTCGACCGGCGAGGTCATGGGGGTTGACCGCGATTTCGGCAAGGCCTTCGCCAAGGCGCAACTCGGCGCCGGCGTCAATCTGCCTGTTTCCGGCAAGATCTTCGTCAGCGTCAAGGATGACGACAAGCAGATGATTCTCGAACCCGTCCGCAGGATGGTCGAGGCCGGTTTCAGCCTGATCGCCACCCGCGGTACGGCCCAGTTCCTCGCCGAAAGGGGAGTTCCGGTCGAAGTCGTCAACAAGGTCAAGGAAGGGCGGCCGCACTGCGTCGATGCCATCAAGAGCCATGAAATCGCCATGGTCTTCAATACCACCTTCGGCGCCCAGTCGGTGGCCGATTCCTATTCGATCCGTCGCACCGCCCTCATGTACAACGTGGCCTACTTCACCACCGTGGCTGGCATCCGGGCGGCTGTCGACGGCATCCTGGCCATGCGCCAGGAAAGTCTTGACGTCAAGCCGTTGCAGGAGTATTATGCCGGTTGA
- the greA gene encoding transcription elongation factor GreA, translated as MSSQIPMTRAGYERLQEELKHLIRVERPRVVDAIAEARSHGDLSENAEYEAAKDRQAFIEGRIQELNDKIARAQVIDPAQIDSDKIVFGATVTLFDTETEVEVTYQIVGEDEADIKEGKISVTSPVGKALIGHRVDDEVQIRVPSGVKVYEITDIRYE; from the coding sequence ATGTCCAGTCAGATTCCGATGACCCGAGCCGGTTATGAACGGCTCCAGGAGGAGCTGAAGCATCTGATCCGCGTAGAACGTCCCCGGGTCGTCGACGCCATCGCCGAGGCCCGAAGCCACGGCGACCTGTCGGAAAACGCCGAATACGAGGCCGCCAAGGATCGGCAGGCGTTTATCGAGGGACGCATCCAGGAGCTGAACGACAAGATTGCCCGGGCCCAGGTGATCGATCCGGCGCAGATCGACAGCGACAAGATCGTCTTCGGCGCCACGGTCACCCTGTTCGATACCGAAACCGAGGTCGAGGTGACCTACCAGATTGTCGGCGAGGACGAAGCCGACATCAAGGAAGGGAAGATTTCCGTCACTTCGCCGGTCGGCAAGGCCCTGATCGGCCACCGGGTCGACGACGAGGTGCAGATCCGGGTCCCTTCAGGGGTCAAGGTCTACGAAATCACCGACATTCGCTACGAATGA